The Flavobacteriales bacterium genome contains a region encoding:
- a CDS encoding Ig-like domain-containing protein encodes MKKQNVILTSIILLFAKSLFSQIIYTDIEPDASTTLDPIIMSVNGVVEIDFNNDGNAEFDFRWDDYSFIGYGYFSHITNPNNNSHTMWLSGSNNSYNAGYLQVVNENELIGPNLQSGLWGMTIPDPIIADSENNTFQELGDKYIGVQINLNGILHYGWIRVSFDENKTLTIKDYAYQSLPNTAILAGASQDILPESLEIEGENGVTTILNSQSLQMISNVLPSNASNQNVIWSVSNVSGSATINNTGLLTATSSGTVLVEGTILGTTITDTISIIINPNLITSLVIFGENNNSTVLIGQTLQMYSTIVPGNADNTNLTWTVSDQGGSATIADNGLLTGVTEGQVLVTASTNDGSNLSDTKYITVLPVNLDSISIYSDGFVTEIDFNESVQMSVIFYPENATYQEVSWDIVELEANASINQNGMVYGQSGSQGIVQVVATSTISNSVSDTFDLFINYIPITTIIVQGENGLMSVDEENDLQMEAIVSPSNATSSNVTWSVENLTGEATIAFDTGILTGVSQGTVKVIANAADGSGTIGDTIVTINELYRYITSIEVQGENGATSINLNGYLQMNATILPQNATNPLIAWTVVNNTGSAFINDEGLLSPTSLGDVIVKAVAQDGSNLIGQETINITQAVGLTFDNNEITKIFPNPTSSSIYVQSSKDIEHISLFSIDGKLIMEEKQSNLLNLNRLSNGSYLVKVNYLDKTSDIQLIMKQ; translated from the coding sequence ATGAAAAAACAAAATGTAATACTGACAAGTATAATTTTATTATTCGCCAAGAGTCTATTTTCTCAAATAATATACACAGATATTGAGCCAGATGCAAGTACTACTCTAGACCCAATAATTATGTCAGTCAATGGGGTTGTTGAAATAGATTTTAATAACGATGGGAATGCAGAATTTGATTTTAGATGGGATGATTATTCATTTATTGGATACGGTTATTTTTCTCACATTACCAACCCTAATAATAATAGTCATACAATGTGGTTAAGTGGAAGCAACAACAGTTATAATGCGGGGTATTTGCAAGTCGTTAATGAAAATGAACTTATTGGACCTAATCTTCAAAGTGGTCTGTGGGGAATGACTATACCTGACCCAATAATAGCAGACTCTGAAAACAATACATTTCAAGAACTTGGGGATAAATACATCGGAGTTCAAATCAACTTAAATGGTATTCTTCATTATGGTTGGATAAGAGTATCATTTGATGAGAATAAGACTTTAACTATCAAAGATTATGCCTATCAAAGTTTACCAAATACCGCAATTCTAGCCGGTGCTTCTCAAGATATTTTACCAGAGTCTCTAGAAATTGAAGGAGAAAATGGAGTTACAACTATATTAAATAGTCAAAGTTTACAAATGATTAGCAATGTACTTCCAAGCAATGCTAGTAATCAAAACGTAATTTGGAGTGTAAGTAACGTTAGTGGTTCTGCTACTATAAATAATACTGGATTACTTACGGCCACTTCTTCTGGAACAGTACTTGTTGAAGGAACTATTTTAGGTACTACAATTACTGATACAATCTCAATCATAATTAATCCCAATTTGATAACATCTTTGGTGATTTTTGGAGAAAATAATAACTCTACTGTTTTGATTGGGCAAACACTACAGATGTATTCCACAATTGTACCCGGTAATGCAGATAATACAAATTTGACCTGGACAGTAAGCGATCAGGGAGGTAGTGCTACTATTGCCGACAATGGACTATTAACTGGTGTAACAGAAGGTCAAGTTTTGGTAACAGCCAGCACCAATGATGGTTCAAATTTAAGTGATACAAAATACATTACAGTATTACCTGTCAATTTAGATTCCATTTCAATATATTCAGATGGCTTTGTCACAGAAATTGATTTCAATGAAAGCGTTCAAATGAGTGTCATATTTTATCCAGAAAATGCCACCTACCAAGAAGTAAGTTGGGATATAGTTGAACTAGAAGCTAATGCAAGCATAAATCAAAACGGTATGGTTTATGGACAAAGTGGTTCTCAAGGAATTGTTCAAGTTGTTGCTACTTCTACTATTTCTAATTCAGTATCAGATACGTTTGACTTATTCATTAACTACATACCTATCACTACTATCATTGTTCAGGGAGAAAACGGTTTAATGTCTGTAGATGAAGAAAATGACTTGCAGATGGAGGCTATTGTTAGCCCTTCTAATGCTACATCTTCTAATGTAACATGGAGCGTTGAGAATTTAACTGGAGAAGCTACAATTGCATTCGATACAGGCATATTAACAGGTGTTAGTCAAGGAACAGTTAAAGTTATAGCAAATGCTGCTGATGGCAGTGGTACAATTGGAGATACTATCGTTACTATCAATGAATTGTATCGTTATATAACCTCAATAGAAGTACAAGGAGAAAATGGGGCTACATCAATCAATTTGAATGGTTATTTACAAATGAATGCTACAATTTTACCTCAAAATGCTACTAATCCATTGATTGCTTGGACAGTAGTCAACAATACAGGCTCTGCCTTTATAAATGATGAGGGATTACTTTCACCTACTTCATTAGGTGATGTCATTGTAAAAGCTGTCGCACAAGATGGTTCAAATTTAATCGGACAAGAAACAATAAACATAACTCAAGCAGTTGGGTTAACTTTTGATAATAATGAAATCACAAAAATATTCCCCAACCCTACTAGTTCGAGTATTTATGTACAGTCTTCAAAAGATATAGAACATATCAGTTTGTTTTCAATCGATGGAAAATTGATTATGGAGGAAAAGCAGTCGAATTTATTAAATCTGAATAGACTAAGCAATGGTAGTTATTTAGTAAAAGTAAACTACTTAGACAAAACCTCAGACATTCAACTCATTATGAAACAATAG
- a CDS encoding gliding motility-associated C-terminal domain-containing protein: protein MKCLLVYSFTFLTFLSFSQQVAIYDFENLSNGDITNQDGWHYSTSMSSMNNGYNCPVVGTPLIPQITDMPTDGDYIASKTIMSNSGWGNQHVVISRVNNNDWSFPSFQNKQFLILEFEMSGGCWGKDFRLAFDQNNDGNFGQNCGQSDPNEGSFGIQWFGCNQNANLKLFDANSEMVAVEMVLEPSWVKYVMVIDFYANNYQGSASVFRKNLTNQADWVTINTMQNINLNFDTASTGNNNPYNLNGIKIDQEAGVQAYFDNIKFTVMDFNHKDTTVCEGETITIGNPISGSQYLWNTGDTSSTIDVNTEGIYFVDLYKDGLKVLRDSITVNLIELPRTFNDTSYCEDENFLLFAGSNLDYHFWNDSISDNEININSAGEYTIHYSKDGCVRTDTFQVVEIVPPYMDLGQDFTACPDEEVILQANTNGTAFKWSDGSTQSSLEIKQSGEYHLTTSIEQCTASDTINVTFIPSINLGNDTTICEGDFFTIDLDKDYEDYSWHDGDKSTSKDIHYDGEYFVTVKKLNCVIQSDTLKVNRVLLPRILETTDDTLICENFPLLLKVKAELYDNLLWFDGHTDTATIVRESGVYWVSASNTCGVETDSIKVNAENCLCEEFLPNVFTPNEDRLNDFFGYQSNCIPSKYYSLQIFNRWGEQIFESRDYNEKWDGTYRGKICPTGVYSYLLVVQYKNDMGKRTIKRKFSLNQ from the coding sequence ATGAAATGTTTACTTGTTTACTCCTTCACCTTTCTTACTTTTTTATCATTTTCACAACAAGTTGCTATTTACGACTTTGAAAATTTGTCTAATGGAGATATTACTAATCAAGATGGGTGGCATTACAGTACTTCTATGTCATCTATGAACAATGGATATAATTGTCCAGTTGTTGGAACACCATTGATACCTCAAATTACTGATATGCCGACAGATGGCGATTATATAGCTAGTAAAACTATAATGTCTAATAGTGGCTGGGGCAATCAACATGTTGTGATAAGTAGAGTTAATAATAACGATTGGTCATTTCCATCATTTCAAAACAAACAATTTCTAATTCTTGAATTTGAAATGTCAGGTGGATGTTGGGGTAAGGATTTTAGGTTAGCATTTGATCAAAATAATGACGGTAATTTTGGTCAAAACTGTGGACAATCAGACCCAAATGAAGGAAGTTTTGGCATACAATGGTTTGGCTGTAATCAAAACGCAAATCTTAAACTTTTTGATGCTAATTCAGAAATGGTAGCGGTGGAAATGGTACTTGAACCTAGCTGGGTAAAATATGTTATGGTTATTGATTTTTATGCAAACAACTATCAAGGTAGTGCTAGTGTATTTAGAAAGAATTTAACGAACCAAGCTGATTGGGTTACAATAAACACAATGCAAAATATAAATCTAAATTTTGACACAGCCTCAACCGGTAACAACAACCCATATAACCTAAATGGAATCAAGATAGATCAAGAAGCTGGTGTACAGGCTTATTTTGACAACATCAAATTCACAGTTATGGATTTCAATCATAAAGATACCACAGTATGTGAAGGGGAAACCATAACTATAGGCAATCCCATAAGCGGCAGTCAGTATTTATGGAATACTGGAGATACATCATCTACAATAGATGTGAATACTGAAGGTATATATTTTGTAGACTTATATAAGGATGGTTTAAAAGTACTTAGAGATAGTATAACTGTTAATCTAATAGAATTACCAAGAACTTTTAACGATACTAGCTACTGTGAAGACGAAAATTTTTTACTATTTGCAGGTAGTAATTTGGACTATCATTTTTGGAATGATAGTATATCAGATAATGAAATAAACATTAATAGTGCTGGAGAATATACCATTCATTATTCAAAAGATGGATGTGTACGTACTGACACCTTTCAAGTAGTAGAAATTGTACCTCCATATATGGATTTAGGTCAAGATTTTACAGCTTGCCCTGATGAAGAAGTCATTTTGCAAGCCAACACGAATGGTACAGCTTTCAAATGGTCTGATGGTAGCACACAATCTTCTTTAGAAATAAAACAATCTGGAGAATACCATTTGACTACCTCTATTGAGCAATGCACAGCTTCAGATACTATTAACGTAACTTTTATACCTTCAATAAATTTAGGAAATGATACCACCATTTGTGAGGGTGATTTCTTTACCATTGATTTAGATAAAGATTATGAAGATTATTCTTGGCATGACGGAGATAAGAGCACTTCAAAAGACATTCATTATGATGGAGAATATTTTGTAACCGTAAAAAAACTGAATTGTGTTATACAATCAGACACTCTCAAAGTAAATAGAGTATTACTTCCTCGCATTTTAGAAACTACTGACGATACTCTCATATGTGAAAACTTCCCCTTATTACTTAAAGTAAAAGCTGAATTATACGATAATTTATTATGGTTCGACGGTCATACTGATACAGCGACGATAGTTAGAGAATCAGGCGTTTATTGGGTAAGCGCCTCTAATACATGTGGAGTTGAAACAGATAGCATTAAAGTAAATGCTGAAAATTGTCTATGTGAAGAGTTTTTACCTAATGTATTTACCCCTAATGAAGATAGACTAAACGACTTTTTTGGCTATCAATCGAATTGTATCCCTTCAAAATATTACAGCCTACAAATTTTTAATCGCTGGGGAGAACAGATTTTCGAAAGTCGTGATTATAACGAAAAATGGGATGGCACCTACAGAGGCAAAATTTGTCCTACTGGTGTCTATTCATATTTATTGGTAGTTCAATATAAAAATGATATGGGAAAAAGAACCATCAAAAGAAAATTTAGTTTAAATCAATAA
- a CDS encoding gliding motility-associated C-terminal domain-containing protein, whose translation MKRLLIYSFTILSFLSFSQQIAVYDFENLSEGDINGQDGWQYSSSLSSLDNGYNCPVIGNPLVTEVSVLGNSGNYLAGKAIRTGSGYDNQIVLISRKNNADWSFPSLQNKQFLMFEFVMGLGCMNRSVKLGFDENMDGNYGENCGLEDINEASFGLSWSVCDTPTYLKLFDASSNVIATDNQVNWGFVRYLMVIDFYANDYQGEVCVLTKHLTGQTNWSPVVSMQNLNMGFDFLSAEKNNPINLDGIILQEGGDAAYFDDIKFTVFDLFPNDTTICLGKSLTLGKPINGVSYVWSTAETTPTIEITSEGSYSVDLYINNNKILSDSTYVRFRELDNVINDTSFCQNESITLFAEQNLDFYLWNDSSTYNQLQIDSPGEYSLYFEKNGCIGFDTIEVIEILAPNIDLGQDIIACPDEEVILQANTNGTAFKWSDGSTRPTLEVKQSGDYHLTTSIEQCTASDTINVTFIPSINLGNDTTICEGDFFTIDLDKDYEDYSWHDGDKSSSKDIHYDGEYFVTVKKLNCVIQSDTLKVNRVLLPRILETTDDTLMCENFPLLLKVKAELYDNLLWFDGHTDTVTLVRTSGVYWVSTSNECGVITDSIKVTTENCLCKEFLPDVFTPNGDRLNDFFGYESNCIPSKYYSLQIFNRWGEQIFESNDYKQKWDGTFKGSICPTDIYSFLLIVQYKNDMGKRTIKRKFSLIQ comes from the coding sequence ATGAAACGCTTACTTATTTACTCTTTTACTATTCTTTCTTTTTTATCATTTTCACAACAAATTGCTGTATATGACTTTGAAAATTTGTCTGAGGGTGATATTAATGGTCAAGATGGATGGCAATATAGCTCATCGTTGTCATCATTAGATAATGGATACAATTGCCCAGTAATTGGGAATCCGTTAGTCACTGAGGTTAGTGTGCTTGGTAACTCAGGAAACTATCTAGCTGGTAAGGCTATACGTACTGGAAGTGGTTATGATAATCAAATTGTATTAATAAGCAGAAAAAATAACGCTGATTGGTCATTCCCCTCTTTACAAAATAAACAATTTTTGATGTTTGAATTCGTAATGGGTTTGGGCTGTATGAATAGATCTGTAAAATTAGGATTCGATGAAAACATGGATGGAAACTATGGTGAAAATTGTGGATTAGAAGATATAAATGAAGCGAGTTTTGGGTTAAGTTGGTCTGTATGTGATACACCAACTTATTTAAAGCTTTTCGACGCCTCATCAAATGTAATTGCAACAGATAACCAAGTTAACTGGGGGTTTGTTAGGTATTTAATGGTTATAGATTTTTATGCTAATGATTATCAAGGTGAGGTTTGTGTTTTAACTAAACATCTGACCGGACAGACCAACTGGTCTCCAGTAGTATCAATGCAAAATTTAAATATGGGATTTGATTTTTTATCTGCTGAAAAAAATAATCCAATTAACCTTGACGGAATTATTCTTCAAGAAGGAGGTGATGCTGCATATTTTGACGATATAAAGTTTACTGTTTTTGATTTATTTCCTAATGATACCACTATTTGTTTAGGCAAGTCTTTAACTTTAGGAAAACCAATAAATGGAGTTTCGTATGTATGGAGCACAGCAGAAACTACACCAACTATAGAAATAACTTCAGAAGGTAGCTATTCTGTTGATCTTTACATTAATAATAATAAAATTTTGTCCGATAGTACTTATGTCAGATTTAGGGAATTAGATAATGTAATCAATGACACTTCATTTTGTCAGAATGAATCTATAACATTATTTGCAGAACAAAACTTGGACTTTTATTTATGGAACGATAGTAGTACGTATAATCAATTACAAATCGATTCACCTGGAGAATACTCATTATATTTCGAGAAAAATGGTTGCATAGGATTCGATACAATAGAAGTAATCGAAATTTTAGCTCCAAATATAGACTTAGGTCAAGATATTATAGCTTGTCCTGATGAAGAAGTCATTTTGCAAGCCAACACGAATGGTACAGCTTTCAAATGGTCTGATGGTAGTACGCGGCCTACTTTAGAAGTTAAACAATCTGGAGATTATCATTTGACCACCTCTATTGAGCAATGCACAGCTTCAGATACTATTAACGTAACTTTTATACCTTCAATAAATTTAGGAAATGATACCACCATTTGTGAGGGTGATTTCTTTACCATTGATTTAGATAAAGATTATGAAGATTATTCATGGCACGATGGAGATAAAAGCAGTAGTAAAGATATTCATTATGATGGAGAGTATTTTGTAACCGTAAAAAAACTGAATTGTGTTATACAATCAGACACTCTCAAAGTAAATAGAGTATTACTTCCTCGCATTTTAGAAACTACTGACGATACTCTCATGTGTGAAAACTTCCCCTTATTACTTAAAGTAAAAGCTGAATTATACGATAATTTATTATGGTTCGACGGTCATACTGATACTGTAACATTGGTAAGAACTTCAGGAGTGTATTGGGTAAGCACTAGTAATGAATGTGGAGTTATTACGGACAGTATTAAAGTAACAACAGAAAATTGTTTATGTAAAGAGTTTTTGCCTGATGTCTTTACACCAAATGGAGATAGATTAAATGACTTTTTTGGATATGAATCTAATTGTATTCCTTCAAAATATTATAGTCTTCAGATTTTTAATAGATGGGGAGAACAAATATTTGAGAGTAATGATTATAAACAAAAATGGGACGGAACATTCAAAGGCTCAATATGCCCTACTGATATTTATTCGTTTTTGTTAATTGTTCAATACAAAAATGATATGGGGAAAAGAACCATCAAAAGAAAATTTAGTTTAATACAGTAA
- a CDS encoding sodium:proton antiporter: MLELAAIIVIGLLAQWIAWRMKIPAIFPLIILGLVMGPLSTLFLDQKWIDPENIFAGKTMYYFVSLSVGVILFEGGLTLKFKEVRQLAGVVRNLLIVGPIVMGIGGALAAHYFLDMDYRVGLLFGSLIIVTGPTVIAPILRSVRPKKNISTILKWEGIAIDPIGALVAVLVYELLFVSTMGVGGDHSMGLTQVALKTFFLTLCVGTFFGLLSGWTLHTLLKRNLIPHFLINVLSLGFVIFAFAGADTLQAESGLLSVTVMGILLANIKTPNLDKILDFKESLTVILISVLFIILSTKISMEDLRLLEINSLYIFLIVVFVLRPIVVWISSWKSDLNWREKAFVAWIGPKGIVAAAVASLFSLYLMSDKISLPPSLKEDVELLVPLTFMIILGTVTLNGLSAKFVARLLGLVQDVKNGVVIVGANEGSISIAKYLEKLHISNTLVDLSKENIRQARAANLNVLEKNILSNDDDLEFDDVGHLLALTSSNDVNIFACRKLKSTFGESNVYRLITVNEIKFDALSRPNNILFSDDSDYIKLIELVRKYPEVQEIKITSEDHLKSLFKSDKESYLPILLRRNDTIQFITVDFEYQFVEGDVLAYIGELI; this comes from the coding sequence ATGTTAGAACTCGCTGCAATTATAGTTATTGGTTTATTGGCTCAATGGATAGCATGGAGAATGAAAATACCAGCTATTTTCCCTTTAATCATACTAGGTCTTGTGATGGGGCCTCTTTCAACTTTATTTTTAGACCAAAAATGGATTGATCCAGAAAATATTTTTGCTGGTAAAACCATGTATTATTTTGTTTCACTTTCTGTTGGGGTTATCTTATTTGAAGGGGGGCTTACCTTAAAATTTAAAGAAGTTAGACAGTTAGCAGGTGTAGTTAGAAACTTACTTATTGTTGGCCCAATAGTTATGGGTATAGGTGGGGCATTAGCAGCTCATTATTTCCTAGATATGGATTATAGAGTAGGTTTATTATTTGGTTCGTTAATTATAGTTACTGGTCCAACAGTAATTGCTCCTATTCTTAGAAGTGTTCGTCCTAAGAAAAATATTAGCACTATTCTAAAGTGGGAGGGTATAGCCATTGACCCTATCGGTGCCTTGGTAGCTGTTTTGGTTTATGAGTTATTATTTGTTTCTACTATGGGGGTTGGTGGAGATCATTCTATGGGACTAACACAAGTAGCCTTAAAAACCTTCTTTTTAACCTTATGTGTGGGAACTTTTTTTGGATTACTTTCAGGCTGGACTTTACATACATTACTTAAAAGAAATTTGATTCCTCATTTTTTAATCAATGTTCTTTCTTTAGGTTTTGTCATTTTTGCTTTTGCTGGTGCTGATACTCTACAAGCAGAATCGGGTTTATTATCTGTTACTGTCATGGGGATTTTATTAGCTAATATAAAAACTCCAAATCTAGATAAGATTCTAGATTTTAAAGAAAGTCTAACTGTTATTTTAATATCCGTACTCTTTATCATTCTTTCCACTAAAATATCTATGGAGGATTTAAGATTGTTAGAAATTAATTCTTTATACATTTTTTTAATTGTTGTGTTTGTACTTCGCCCTATAGTAGTATGGATAAGTTCATGGAAGTCTGATTTGAATTGGAGAGAAAAAGCCTTTGTAGCTTGGATTGGACCTAAAGGTATTGTTGCTGCTGCTGTTGCTTCTTTATTTTCTTTGTATTTAATGTCGGATAAAATTTCACTGCCTCCATCATTAAAAGAAGATGTGGAGTTATTAGTTCCTTTGACCTTTATGATAATTCTAGGAACAGTAACTTTAAATGGCTTATCAGCCAAATTTGTGGCAAGGTTGTTGGGATTGGTTCAGGACGTGAAAAATGGAGTAGTTATTGTAGGGGCAAACGAGGGTTCTATTAGTATAGCTAAGTACCTTGAAAAACTCCATATTTCAAACACTCTAGTTGATTTATCGAAAGAAAATATTCGTCAAGCAAGAGCAGCAAATTTAAATGTCCTCGAAAAAAACATCCTTTCTAATGACGATGATTTAGAATTTGATGATGTTGGACATTTATTAGCACTTACTTCTAGTAATGATGTCAATATTTTTGCTTGTAGAAAACTCAAGTCAACCTTTGGAGAATCTAATGTTTATCGTCTTATTACTGTTAATGAGATAAAATTTGATGCTTTATCTAGACCTAATAATATTTTGTTTTCAGATGACTCAGATTATATTAAACTAATAGAATTGGTAAGAAAATATCCTGAAGTTCAGGAAATAAAAATAACCTCAGAAGACCATTTAAAATCTCTTTTTAAAAGTGATAAGGAGTCATATCTGCCTATACTTCTTAGAAGAAATGACACCATTCAATTCATTACTGTTGATTTTGAATATCAATTCGTAGAAGGAGATGTTCTAGCCTATATTGGGGAGTTAATTTAG
- the gcvT gene encoding glycine cleavage system aminomethyltransferase GcvT: protein MKTTALTQKHIDLGAKMVPFAGYNMPVQYQGVTVEHLNVRYKVGVFDVSHMGEFFVEGPHALDLIQRVSSNDVSALVDGQVQYSCMPNLEGGIVDDLLVYRFNAEKYMLVVNASNIEKDWNWISQFNTNKAIISNLSDDYSLLAVQGPMASQALQSLTSLDLSAMKYYTFALADFCGFNDIIISATGYTGAGGFEIYFPNDIAESIWESILESGKSYGIQPIGLAARDTLRLEMGFCLYGNDINDDTSPIEAGLSWITKFNNNFNYSKELQLQKENGVQRKRVGFEMLDKGIARNGYTILNEKDEEIGFVTSGTMSPSLQKSIGMGYVNSEYAKSDTKLYVQIRNKKLKAQVVKLPFYKS from the coding sequence ATGAAAACTACTGCTCTTACACAAAAACATATTGATTTAGGTGCTAAAATGGTGCCCTTCGCAGGATACAACATGCCAGTTCAGTACCAAGGCGTAACAGTTGAACACTTAAATGTTAGATATAAGGTAGGGGTTTTTGACGTTTCTCATATGGGAGAGTTTTTTGTTGAGGGACCTCATGCTTTGGATTTAATACAAAGAGTAAGCTCTAATGATGTTTCTGCTTTAGTTGATGGTCAAGTTCAGTATTCTTGCATGCCTAATTTAGAAGGAGGGATAGTTGATGATTTACTAGTTTACAGATTCAATGCTGAAAAATATATGTTGGTAGTTAATGCCTCAAATATTGAAAAGGATTGGAATTGGATAAGTCAATTCAACACAAATAAAGCTATTATCTCAAACTTATCCGATGATTACTCTTTACTAGCTGTGCAAGGCCCTATGGCATCACAAGCACTTCAATCGCTTACTTCGCTAGATTTATCAGCTATGAAGTATTATACTTTTGCTTTAGCTGATTTTTGTGGATTTAATGATATCATCATTTCTGCTACTGGATATACAGGTGCTGGTGGCTTTGAAATATATTTTCCAAACGACATTGCCGAATCGATATGGGAATCAATTTTAGAATCTGGTAAATCTTACGGCATACAGCCCATAGGTTTAGCTGCTAGAGATACTTTGCGTTTAGAAATGGGTTTTTGCCTTTATGGTAATGATATTAATGATGATACATCACCTATTGAAGCTGGATTATCATGGATTACTAAGTTTAATAACAACTTTAACTATTCTAAAGAATTACAATTACAAAAAGAAAATGGTGTTCAGCGTAAAAGAGTAGGTTTTGAAATGCTAGACAAAGGTATTGCTAGAAATGGATATACAATCCTTAATGAAAAAGATGAAGAAATTGGCTTTGTTACTTCAGGTACTATGTCACCATCACTACAAAAATCTATTGGAATGGGTTATGTGAATTCAGAATATGCTAAAAGCGATACTAAGCTGTATGTTCAGATAAGAAATAAGAAACTCAAGGCCCAAGTCGTTAAATTACCATTTTACAAATCATAG
- a CDS encoding hydroxymethylglutaryl-CoA lyase, translated as MKIIECPRDAMQGITDFIPTAQKVAYLNSLLKVGFDTLDFGSFVSPKAIPQMRDTANVLSQLDDSNTRLLAIVANQRGADEACSFDRIDYLGYPFSVSENFQKRNTNKSIDQSLSLVEQLQNTCIKHHKSLVVYVSMAFGNPYGEYWHEDIVAKWGEKLSDLGVKTLALSDTIGVSNPDNIKPLFSLLIEEYPQIEWGAHLHTHLESWREKVEAAYNSGCKRFDGAIKGYGGCPMAKDDLVGNMPTEKLLSFTQEKKIETGINTLAFESAYNKAIDTF; from the coding sequence ATGAAAATCATAGAATGTCCTAGAGATGCTATGCAGGGGATTACAGACTTTATTCCTACTGCTCAAAAAGTGGCTTATCTCAATTCATTATTGAAAGTTGGTTTTGATACATTAGACTTTGGTAGTTTTGTGTCTCCTAAGGCTATTCCTCAGATGAGAGATACAGCAAATGTCCTCTCTCAGTTGGACGATTCTAACACTCGACTTTTGGCTATTGTTGCCAATCAAAGAGGAGCTGATGAGGCTTGTTCTTTTGACCGTATTGATTATTTAGGATATCCTTTTTCAGTATCAGAGAACTTTCAGAAACGTAATACTAATAAAAGTATTGACCAATCTCTGTCTTTAGTTGAGCAATTACAAAATACTTGTATAAAACATCATAAATCCCTAGTAGTATATGTATCTATGGCATTTGGTAATCCTTATGGGGAATACTGGCACGAAGATATTGTCGCTAAATGGGGTGAAAAGCTATCCGATTTGGGTGTTAAAACTTTAGCCTTATCTGATACAATAGGGGTTTCTAATCCAGATAATATCAAGCCTTTATTTTCTTTGCTAATCGAAGAATATCCACAAATAGAGTGGGGTGCACACCTACATACTCACTTGGAAAGTTGGCGAGAAAAAGTTGAAGCAGCATACAATTCAGGTTGTAAACGTTTTGATGGAGCTATCAAAGGGTATGGCGGTTGCCCTATGGCAAAAGATGATTTAGTGGGTAATATGCCAACAGAAAAATTACTTTCTTTTACTCAAGAGAAGAAAATAGAAACAGGTATTAATACACTAGCTTTTGAAAGTGCCTACAACAAAGCTATTGATACTTTTTAG